In Bradyrhizobium lablabi, one DNA window encodes the following:
- a CDS encoding agmatinase has translation MDTQMISRNMPERMDLPFVGLATFAGQPACTDWDKLDGADVAVLGVPIDTASSYRVGTRFGPRAIREMSMFYGFGPEGVFDFEDEVTYLTAEEAKTVDAGDSDVIYADTKRSLANAELAVRALLDAKTMPYILGGDHAITMATVAAYSNERPFHIVHLDAHFDFIDSRNGITWGHGSPMRRASEMTHVKGITTLGPHNMASVSRKDYEAAKAYGTHVVPLRKFRAIGAKAALAHIADGEHVYVSIDIDSFDPSIAPGTATISHGGFTYYEAKELLREAARRFEVVGVDFVEVSPPYDPSGITSLLAARTSLDFIGSIFHQRAKRRA, from the coding sequence ATGGACACGCAGATGATCAGCCGGAATATGCCGGAGCGGATGGACCTTCCCTTCGTCGGCCTCGCCACCTTTGCGGGCCAGCCGGCCTGTACAGACTGGGACAAGCTCGACGGCGCCGACGTCGCCGTTCTCGGCGTGCCGATCGATACCGCGTCGAGCTATCGCGTCGGAACGCGCTTCGGGCCTCGCGCGATCCGCGAGATGTCGATGTTCTACGGCTTCGGTCCGGAGGGCGTCTTCGATTTCGAGGACGAGGTGACCTATCTCACCGCGGAAGAAGCCAAGACCGTCGACGCCGGCGACAGTGACGTGATCTACGCCGACACCAAGCGCAGCCTGGCAAACGCTGAACTGGCAGTCCGCGCGCTGCTCGACGCCAAGACGATGCCGTACATTCTCGGCGGTGATCATGCCATCACCATGGCGACGGTCGCGGCCTACTCGAACGAGAGGCCGTTCCACATCGTGCATCTCGATGCGCATTTCGACTTCATTGACTCGCGCAACGGCATCACCTGGGGCCACGGCAGTCCGATGCGCCGAGCCTCGGAGATGACGCATGTCAAGGGGATCACGACGCTCGGTCCCCACAACATGGCCTCGGTTAGCAGGAAGGACTACGAGGCAGCGAAAGCCTATGGGACGCATGTCGTTCCCTTGAGGAAGTTTCGAGCGATCGGCGCGAAAGCGGCCCTTGCCCATATCGCCGACGGCGAGCACGTCTATGTGTCGATCGATATCGACAGTTTCGATCCGTCGATCGCGCCGGGCACCGCGACCATCAGCCATGGCGGCTTCACCTATTACGAAGCCAAGGAGCTGTTGCGCGAGGCCGCGAGGCGCTTCGAGGTGGTCGGCGTCGACTTTGTCGAGGTCTCGCCGCCGTACGATCCGTCCGGAATCACCTCGCTGCTCGCCGCACGGACCAGCCTCGATTTCATCGGTTCGATCTTCCACCAACGCGCCAAGCGGCGCGCCTGA
- a CDS encoding TQO small subunit DoxD: MHATTLDRIAEQAPTMTEAQRNWRIAAIALLSIRVIQGFIYWGGGSRRFIYAPSKLDPSAQSWMANKFQTAMPGALLGTDHLISFMLTHFYLLYAGVILFSAAELIVGAMLMTGLLTRLAALFSMGFSVLLMLMFGWQGATCIDEWTMAACNLAMGASLLLAGSGAYSLDNVLLQRNPALAGKRWFRWASGSLPLPQTDGGFRTLALAVLAFVVIFDVGTYNYYRGSVVTPFHSGPVSPTKHHLALSRAELLPDGGVRFHVYLDAGTPEAAAHVVAADLLNSEKHSVADWNAAQLSELPKTDFANDYAYNKFEPGPFGIRAKMGAAATVTLPVPASGTIAGARYVQLTDVDGQTFSATLGSNP, translated from the coding sequence ATGCATGCAACCACCCTCGACCGAATCGCTGAGCAAGCGCCCACCATGACCGAAGCGCAACGCAACTGGCGCATTGCCGCCATCGCGTTGCTTTCGATCCGCGTCATCCAGGGCTTCATTTATTGGGGCGGCGGCTCGCGCCGTTTCATCTACGCACCTTCCAAACTAGACCCAAGCGCCCAGAGTTGGATGGCGAACAAGTTCCAGACAGCGATGCCAGGAGCCTTGTTAGGCACCGATCATCTGATCAGCTTCATGCTGACGCACTTCTACCTGCTTTATGCCGGCGTCATTCTGTTCAGCGCTGCCGAGCTTATCGTCGGAGCGATGCTCATGACGGGGCTGCTGACTCGCCTTGCGGCGCTGTTCTCGATGGGCTTTTCGGTACTGCTGATGCTGATGTTCGGCTGGCAGGGCGCCACCTGCATCGACGAGTGGACGATGGCGGCCTGTAATCTGGCGATGGGTGCGAGCCTGCTGCTCGCGGGCAGCGGCGCCTACTCGCTCGACAATGTCTTGCTTCAGCGCAACCCCGCTCTGGCCGGAAAACGATGGTTCCGCTGGGCGTCGGGCAGCCTTCCACTGCCTCAGACCGATGGCGGCTTCAGGACGCTGGCGTTGGCCGTGCTCGCATTCGTCGTGATCTTCGACGTCGGCACCTACAACTACTATCGCGGCTCGGTAGTGACACCTTTCCACAGCGGACCAGTCAGCCCGACCAAGCATCACCTGGCATTGAGCCGCGCGGAGCTTCTCCCGGATGGCGGAGTGCGCTTCCACGTCTATCTTGATGCCGGCACGCCGGAGGCCGCAGCGCATGTGGTCGCGGCTGACCTGCTAAACAGCGAAAAGCACTCTGTCGCGGATTGGAACGCAGCCCAACTGTCCGAACTGCCGAAGACAGACTTCGCGAACGACTATGCCTACAACAAGTTTGAGCCCGGCCCGTTTGGGATCCGAGCCAAAATGGGAGCTGCCGCCACTGTGACATTACCCGTGCCTGCTTCCGGTACAATTGCCGGTGCGAGGTACGTACAGCTGACGGATGTAGACGGCCAGACCTTCTCCGCGACACTCGGAAGTAACCCGTAA
- a CDS encoding glutathione S-transferase family protein, with protein MYQLHHFPSNANAAPHMVLEEFGQKYDLVLVDRVKNAQKSKDYLKINPNGRIPTLVDGDLVMFEAAAIVLHLVDQHPEAGPAPKVGTPERAKFYQWMIFLTNSLQEELMIWQSPDRLTGTDVAATEVVKRGAEKRAGAYLDVIRHLKENGPLFLGEKLSAADFYLVLLARWPRPMTSPPRSRPAIARLLDKVTALPSVRRPYAREGVTDEIC; from the coding sequence ATGTACCAACTTCACCACTTTCCAAGCAACGCCAACGCAGCACCGCACATGGTGCTCGAAGAGTTCGGCCAGAAGTACGACCTTGTACTCGTTGACCGTGTAAAGAATGCGCAGAAATCGAAGGACTATCTGAAGATCAATCCAAATGGTCGCATTCCGACTCTGGTTGATGGTGATCTCGTAATGTTCGAGGCCGCTGCGATCGTTCTCCACCTGGTTGATCAGCATCCAGAAGCAGGCCCCGCACCCAAGGTCGGGACGCCGGAACGTGCCAAGTTCTACCAGTGGATGATCTTCCTGACGAACTCGCTGCAGGAAGAGCTGATGATCTGGCAATCTCCGGACCGCCTGACCGGTACCGACGTTGCCGCGACGGAGGTTGTAAAGCGGGGCGCAGAGAAGCGCGCTGGTGCCTACCTTGACGTCATCCGACACCTCAAAGAGAACGGGCCGCTCTTCCTCGGCGAAAAGCTGAGCGCTGCCGACTTCTACCTCGTCCTGCTCGCCCGCTGGCCGCGTCCGATGACGAGCCCGCCGCGGTCGCGGCCTGCCATCGCACGGCTGCTCGACAAGGTCACAGCCCTGCCCTCCGTCCGCCGCCCCTATGCGCGCGAGGGCGTCACCGACGAAATCTGCTGA